A segment of the Cohnella algarum genome:
CGCGGCCGCGGCCGCGCTCGGAGTCTACTGGCACGGAGCCGCGGGAGACCGCGCGGCTGCGGGGCGCACGTCGCCCGCTTCGCTGATCGCGAGCGACATCATCGAACAGCTGTAAGCGCCAAGGCTTGCAATTCAGCGGCGTTTCAGGCGCGCCTGCCTATTTCCGGATCAGCACGGGCGTGTCGTCCTCCACCTGCTCGAAAAGCCACCGGACGTCCTTGTTGTACATGCGGATGCAGCCGGCCGAGACGTATTTGCCGATCGATTTCTCGTTGTTCGTGCCGTGGATGCCGTAGGCGTAAGAGGTTTTGCCGTTCACGGTGACTTCGAGTCCGAGCCATCGGTCGCCCAACGGATTTTTCGGGTCCCCTCCTTTGATTTTCTCTTTGTAGTAAGGCCGATTTTTGATTTTCTCGTGGATGACGAACAGGCCTTCCGGGGTATAGGAAGGCTTCTTGCCCGTGGCCACGGCGAACGTGTCGATCAATTCTCCTTCCTGGTAATAAAAAAGCTTGTTCAATGACTTGTCGATGACAATAAAATGCTCATGTTTGACGTACTTTTCGGCCAGCACGGCGGTGTCCGTCTGTTTTTGAGCCGCCTGGGCCGGAAGCGCAAACAAGCTCGCAAGCGCCAGCAGCGCCGCGAACGCCAACCACTTTTTCACCCTATCGCCTCCCCGCGTGTTTGCAATATATGCGGCCGGAGGCGCTTTTTGAAGCTGTCCGGGGGAAATTACAAGAACGGTGATCAGTCATATGACGGGGGTAACTACCGGAGCGTTCCGGAACGCGGGTATAATTTCGGAGGAAAGCAGGGGAAATTTATTTTTCGGTGGAAAAGGAGTTATGAAAAATGAGCAAGAGATTTGCAAAACTGGTTTTGACGACGGCAATCGCCGCCGTATCGATGTTCCCGATGGCCGCGCAGGCGGAAGAAGCCGCCTCGTCTTCGGCGCCGGGAACGGCGCTGAAAACGGCAGGCGACTTCGCGGCCTTGCAAGTAGGCAAGCGGGTGTTCGTGCACGATGCCAAATCGCAGCTGTTTCAAACGAACGGAGCCCAGCACGACGGCGATCTGAAGGATTTGTTCATTTTGCCGTTCGGTCCGGAGCAAATTCCGTTCGTGCTTGTCCATAACGAGAAAAACGGCTATCTCGTATTCAGCGACTTGTGGCCGGAGTTCTCCAAAGGCAAAGAAACGGATCCGACGGAGGAATACTTCAGCGGCCGGGTATTTACGACGGCTCAAAAGAAAATTGCCAACCGCACCAACCATAACTATGCCAAGCAGTTCGGCGACACGGTCGTCGTGTTTACCGCCAACGATTTCGACGATTTGTCCAAGGGCTACCACGAATCGTACAGACTCAAAGGCGAATTGCGGGGCTTGATCCTGTACGATTGCTGCCCGTACGTAGTCGTTAAGGGCGAAAAGGGCGCGCTGGACGTCTATCATGCAGGAGCGACGGGCGCGGAAAAGGCCGGCCAAATCGCGCTGTAAGGCGCGTCGGCTTCGATGCGGCCCGCGGGGAATTACAGCACTCTGCGGGCCGTAATGTAGCGCTTGGAATAGTCGCTCAGCTTGCTGACGAGAACCCCGTTCCAGGATTTGCCGATCGTATTGTGAATGAATTTGCCGTTGCCGATATAAATGCCGACATGGTTGACCTGTCCCGGGGTGCTCACGCTAAAGAACACCAGGTCGCCCTTTTTCAAATTGCTTTTGGAAACGTATTTTCCTTGTTTGCTTTGCGCTTTGGAGCTCCATTTGAGGGATACGCCGTATTTGCCGAAAACGTATTTCGTGAACGAAGAACAGTCGAAAATATATCTCGACGGGTTGTTGACGTTGAATTTATAAGTGACTTTGCCTTTCAACGATTGGGCAAGGGAAACGATCTTGTCCGCTTTCGTTGCCGAGGCCGCTTCCGCCTTGTGCGTCGGAATCGCGCCGGGAACGACGGCGACAGCCGAAGTGAAGGTCAACAAACAGGTAAAGGCGATTACCGTCTTCTTGATTACGTGCGTCTTGCTTTTTTCTGTATGTGTCATACGTTCCTCCCGATTGGTGTTTTTGCCTGACGGCTTGTACGAGTGGAAGTATAACACGGTCTGGGTTTTTCGGTTTTAAAAGTAAGAATCATTTAATATTAACAATAAATAGAAAATAAGTCGAATAGGCTTGAACATACGCGGTGATTGTCGATTGAATGCAGGAATGGTAAGCTGGTAGCAGACATTCTATTTGCATAGGTGGACATGCGTTCATGAACCGTAGCGTCCTTATCGCATTCCTCGTCTGCACGCTTGCCATCGCCGTTTGGTCCTTGCCCGCCCGGGCCGCTTCGGCCGAGATGGAAGCCGACGGAGCGTTCATGGATTTGTCGCCGTGGAATCCGAAGGAGAACGGCGCGATTTCCTTGAACGGGGAATGGGAGCTTTATTGGAACGAGCTGCTGTCGCCGCAGGATATCGCCGAGGGCAGAGCGGGCGTTCCGTTTGCGGTCGAAGTCCCGTCCACGTGGGGAAGCAACCGATTGCCCGACGGCAATCCGCTGCCCGATCAGGGGGTTGCGACTTACCGGCTGACCTTCGAGCTTGCCGAAGAAGAACCGCCGCCGATGCTGGCGCTATACGCGAGCGGCGTAGCGAGCGCCTTCCGTGTTTGGGTTAACGGCGTTCCGATCGGAGGAGCGGGCGTCGTGGGACCGTCCGAACAATTGATGTCCCCCGATGAAAATCCGCAAGTGCTGTCCTTTCGCCCGGAAGCCGGCCGCAACGAACTCCTTGTGCAAGTATCCAATTTCGTTCAGCGCAAAGGCGGGATCTGGGACGAAATACGGCTCGGGGACGCTTCGCAAATGACGGCTAGCCGGACGGCGAAATTCGGCGCCGAGGCGTTTAGCGCGGGCATTCTCGTCATTATGGGGATTTTTCATCTCGGACTGTTCGCCGTATCGAGGAGTGAACGGTCGTCTTTGTATTTCGGAATCGTTTGCCTGGCCATCGCCGTCCGGACGGTCGTGCTCGGCGAGCATGTGGCAAGCGTCGCTTTCCCTTGGCTGGCCTGGGAATGGTCCGTAAAAGCGGAATACATATCGGTTTCGGTCGCTTTATTCATGATGATTTTGTTCGTGCGCAACGAATACGCGACGCGCGCGCGTTCCGTGACGGCGGGGATTTTTTTCGCGGCGCTCATCTTGTTTACGGCTTTCGTGCTGCTGACGCCCGCCAAAATATATACCCTGTTCATGCTTCACTTTCAATTGGGCATCGTCCTGCCGGTATTTTTCTATTGTCTCGCGTTTTTCGTCATCGGGACGTACAAACGCAAGGCCACCTTTCCGATCAACCTGGCCGGTTTCATTCTGTTCAGCATTGCCGTCGTCCTGGACATTTTATTTTATAACCAAATCATCCCCAAAGGGCAGTTTGCTCCATACGGATTGCTGGCTTTTCTGTTGACGCAGTCGATCAACATGTGGTTGAGGTTTTCCCGGACCGCGATAGAGGCGGAACAGCTTTCGGCGCAGCTTCAGTCGGCCAACGAATCGCTGGAGCGCAAAATCGCGGAGCGGACGGCGGAATTGAGCGAATCGAATCTGCGTTTGGAATCGGCCAACGAAAAGCTGTCGGGAATGGAAAAATTTCGCCGTCAGCTGCTGTCCAACATCTCGCACGAACTGGGAACTCCCATTACCTCAATCAAAGGCTACGCTTCCGCGATGATGGAAGGAGTCGTAACCGACGACTATTTGAAATACGCGAAAAAGATTCACGACCGTACCCGGATGCTCGAGCTGATGATCGACGATTTGACCGAACTGACGAAGCTGGAAACGGACCAGATCCAGTTTGCGTTCCGGCCGACGGATACGGGCGTGTTTTTCAAGCAGCTTTTTTACAAATACGAATCCGAGATAACGGCAAGCGGCCGCCATTTCGAATGGGTAGAGCCGGACGGCGCGAACATCGACGGATGGAGCGCCGAAGCGGAGCTGGACCCGATGCGGATCGAGCAGGTCGTGTCCAATCTGTTGTCCAACGCCGTCAAATACACGTCTCCAGGCGGCCGAATCCGGATGGCGATCGAATACCGGGCCGTCGGCAAAGAATGGGGCGCGGCGGTCGTCAGCGTGGCCGACAACGGCGAAGGAATCGACGAGACGGAGACGGAAAAAATATTCGAACGGTTTTACCGGACGAACCGCCACCGTCAAATGGCGCAAGGCACGGGATTGGGGCTTGCGGTTTGCAGGGAAATCATGATTCGGCACAAGGGCTGGATCGCGGCGGAAAGCAAGCCGGGAACCGGGAGCCGCTTCCGTTTCGGCGTCCCCGTCCGATGGGTGCGCGCAGGAACGGATTCGCCGAAAGAGGAAGGAGCGTAAACGCATGAACGGTCATATACTCGTCGTCGAAGACGATGAAGACATCCGCGAAATTGTCTCCCTTTATTTAAGCAAGCAAGGCTTCGAAGTCACCGCCGCCGCAAGCATCGCCGAAGCCATGATCATATGCAGGAACGCGACGCCGGACCTGCTGCTTGCCGATATTTTGCTGCCGGACTCGACGGGGACGGAATTGACCCGATGGGTCAGAAAACGTTCCGATATGCCGATCATTCTGATGAGCTGCAAAAAGGAAGCGGACGACATCGTCGAAGGGCTCGAGCTTGGAGCGGACGATTATATTACGAAGCCGTTTGAACCGAGCGTCGTCGTGGCCCGCGTCAAGGCGCTTTTGCGCCGCACGCGGACGAAAGACACCTGGGAGGACGGAAGGCTCCGCATCGATCCGGTCGGGTGCGTCGTTACAATCGATAATCAGCCGGTTTCCTTGTTCGCGAAGGAGCTGCAGCTGCTGCTGTTCATGGCTTCCCATCATAATCAGGTTTACAGCGTCGAGCAATTGTACGAGCATATTTGGGGCTGGGACAAGGAAGGCGACTTGAGAACGGTCATGGTTCATATCAGCAACCTCCGGAAAAAGATCGAAGCGGATCCGGCCAATCCCTCTTATATCGTTACGGTGCGGGGATTCGGGTACAAATTTTGCTGGAATGCGGTTGACCGGACCATGTCGTCTTAACGCGGCAGTTCCGTCAGGCGGAAGCCGCAAGCCGCAGCTTGGCCTTCGCGATAACATTGGCGATCTGTTCCTCATAGCCGTAAATTTTCTCCTTGCGATTGACGATCTGCTGCTGAAGGGAGTTCAAACCGGCAAGCGCGCTGCGGGCGTCCTTGGCGCTGCCGGTCTTGACGGCCGCATTCAGCGATTTCATCACGGTCGAAACGGAGCTCTTGGGGGCGCCGATCGCCTTTTTCTCCGCTTGAATTCTCACCTTGACGGGGTCGATTTCGGCCAGCACGGCCCGAATCTGCTTCGCTTTTTTGCCGGTCGAATCCTTGAGCGACTTCAAAGCGTCCCGCTTCGCTTTAATATCCTCCCTGGCCAATTGGACGAGCGGCTTCAGCAAATTGGCCTGCGTCTGGAGCAGCTTCTTCAGCTCCTTGCTCTTCATCGCATTGGCCGCGCTGATTTGCTTGTTAAGCGAAGAATATCGGCTTAGCAGCGGGTCGTGCTTCGTTTCCGCCTGCTTCAATTGCGCTTCCAGCTTGCCGAGCTGCGAGGCGTTGATTTGCTTGATCTGGCTTTTGACCACTTTA
Coding sequences within it:
- a CDS encoding response regulator transcription factor, producing the protein MNGHILVVEDDEDIREIVSLYLSKQGFEVTAAASIAEAMIICRNATPDLLLADILLPDSTGTELTRWVRKRSDMPIILMSCKKEADDIVEGLELGADDYITKPFEPSVVVARVKALLRRTRTKDTWEDGRLRIDPVGCVVTIDNQPVSLFAKELQLLLFMASHHNQVYSVEQLYEHIWGWDKEGDLRTVMVHISNLRKKIEADPANPSYIVTVRGFGYKFCWNAVDRTMSS
- a CDS encoding C40 family peptidase — encoded protein: MTHTEKSKTHVIKKTVIAFTCLLTFTSAVAVVPGAIPTHKAEAASATKADKIVSLAQSLKGKVTYKFNVNNPSRYIFDCSSFTKYVFGKYGVSLKWSSKAQSKQGKYVSKSNLKKGDLVFFSVSTPGQVNHVGIYIGNGKFIHNTIGKSWNGVLVSKLSDYSKRYITARRVL
- a CDS encoding sensor histidine kinase translates to MNRSVLIAFLVCTLAIAVWSLPARAASAEMEADGAFMDLSPWNPKENGAISLNGEWELYWNELLSPQDIAEGRAGVPFAVEVPSTWGSNRLPDGNPLPDQGVATYRLTFELAEEEPPPMLALYASGVASAFRVWVNGVPIGGAGVVGPSEQLMSPDENPQVLSFRPEAGRNELLVQVSNFVQRKGGIWDEIRLGDASQMTASRTAKFGAEAFSAGILVIMGIFHLGLFAVSRSERSSLYFGIVCLAIAVRTVVLGEHVASVAFPWLAWEWSVKAEYISVSVALFMMILFVRNEYATRARSVTAGIFFAALILFTAFVLLTPAKIYTLFMLHFQLGIVLPVFFYCLAFFVIGTYKRKATFPINLAGFILFSIAVVLDILFYNQIIPKGQFAPYGLLAFLLTQSINMWLRFSRTAIEAEQLSAQLQSANESLERKIAERTAELSESNLRLESANEKLSGMEKFRRQLLSNISHELGTPITSIKGYASAMMEGVVTDDYLKYAKKIHDRTRMLELMIDDLTELTKLETDQIQFAFRPTDTGVFFKQLFYKYESEITASGRHFEWVEPDGANIDGWSAEAELDPMRIEQVVSNLLSNAVKYTSPGGRIRMAIEYRAVGKEWGAAVVSVADNGEGIDETETEKIFERFYRTNRHRQMAQGTGLGLAVCREIMIRHKGWIAAESKPGTGSRFRFGVPVRWVRAGTDSPKEEGA
- a CDS encoding L,D-transpeptidase, with protein sequence MKKWLAFAALLALASLFALPAQAAQKQTDTAVLAEKYVKHEHFIVIDKSLNKLFYYQEGELIDTFAVATGKKPSYTPEGLFVIHEKIKNRPYYKEKIKGGDPKNPLGDRWLGLEVTVNGKTSYAYGIHGTNNEKSIGKYVSAGCIRMYNKDVRWLFEQVEDDTPVLIRK